CAGATGCGCCGGCCCGCTGCCTTTTATTTTGCTTCTCTTAAATTATTCAAAAAATCGCTCAGCATTTTTCTGACCTGCGCTTCTGCATAAGAAAACTCAGGGTCTTCCAGAGTGTGCAGCAGGCGCTGGATACCTTCGTAATTGTTCCTGCCGTATACCGCCATTATCTTTTCATGCCTTGTGGGCATAATTCTTTCTTCATCATTAAAAAGGCTCTCCGAAATTTTTTCACCCGGCCTGATCCCGATATACTTTATGGGGATATCCTTTCCCGGCTTCAAGTCCTTTAGCCCGATCATCTTAAAAGCAAGGTCCCTGATCGAGATTGGTTCTCCCATATCCAGGACAAAAATCTCCCCGCCTTTGGTCATGGCTCCCGCTTGAATTACCAACTGCGCCGCCTCACTCACCGTCATAAAATAACGGGTCATTTCGGGATGTGTTATGGTGAGCGGTCCGCCTAGAGAAATCTGTCTTTCAAACAGGGGCAGCACGCTTCCCCTGCTGCCCAGGATATTGCCGAAACGGACGCAGGCATATTTTGTCAATTTTTTTTCATTCATCAGCTGGACAATAATTTCCGCCGCCCTTTTAGTGGCGCCCATGATACTTGTCGGTTCAACCGCCTTGTCGGTTGAGATAAAGATAAACCTTCCGCAGCCTCCTGCTATGGCTGCGCTGCAAAGAACCTTTGTGCCGATGATGTTTTTCTTGACAGCTTCTTCAGGGTTTTTTTCCATGTACGGGACATGCTTGTGCGCGGCGGCGTGAAAAACGATTCCAGGCTTATATTTTTTAAATAACCTGTTCATTCTGCCTGCATCCTTGATGTCCCCTATTTCGCTGATTATTCTGACCCGGGGGTGGCTGATCTTCAGACTCTGTTCAATTTCATAAATACTGTTCTCACCGCGTCCCAACAGGATTAGTTTTTTTGGTTTGTTATCGGCTACGCTTCTGGATAGTTCCGAGCCGACCGAGCCCCCGGCGCCTGTAATCAGAACGACCTGATCTCTCAGGTAACTTATTATTCCGCCGATATCAAGTGAAAGCGGCTTGCGCCCCAGCAGATCTTCAATTTGGACATCCCGGATTGGGCGGACGTTTATTTTTCCTGTGTTCAGATCGTAGATACCGGACATAATTTTAACCTTGGACCTGGTCTTCATGCATATCTCAAGAATATTGCTTATTTCACCGGGAGGGGCCGAGGGGATGGCCAGAATGACCTCATCAAATCCATACCTGGAATTCAGCCCGGTGATATCGCGCCTGTTTCCCAATACAGGCAGGCCGCAGAATTCAGTACCTTTTTTCTTGGGGTCATCATCGATAAAGCCTATAATCTTTCGGTCTTTCGAGGAGCCGCCGAGGGCTTCGATGACTTTTTTTCCAGCCAATCCCGCGCCGATAACAAGAGTTCTCTTTTGTCTGTTTTCCATTTACTCAACCTCTAAACTGGTATGGATGATTTTTTTCTATCTTATGGAAAACTTTCCCCGAAGGTGCCGGATTGGATTAAAGGCTTTAAGTCTTTTGTCATAAACAAACCAAAAAGCATATTATATAAAATCCAAGCAAAGCTAAGGGGTTATAAAAATAAGGAGGGATTGAGAATTAGAAAGTTAAAGCTTGCGTT
This DNA window, taken from Desulfotomaculum sp., encodes the following:
- a CDS encoding polysaccharide biosynthesis protein; amino-acid sequence: MENRQKRTLVIGAGLAGKKVIEALGGSSKDRKIIGFIDDDPKKKGTEFCGLPVLGNRRDITGLNSRYGFDEVILAIPSAPPGEISNILEICMKTRSKVKIMSGIYDLNTGKINVRPIRDVQIEDLLGRKPLSLDIGGIISYLRDQVVLITGAGGSVGSELSRSVADNKPKKLILLGRGENSIYEIEQSLKISHPRVRIISEIGDIKDAGRMNRLFKKYKPGIVFHAAAHKHVPYMEKNPEEAVKKNIIGTKVLCSAAIAGGCGRFIFISTDKAVEPTSIMGATKRAAEIIVQLMNEKKLTKYACVRFGNILGSRGSVLPLFERQISLGGPLTITHPEMTRYFMTVSEAAQLVIQAGAMTKGGEIFVLDMGEPISIRDLAFKMIGLKDLKPGKDIPIKYIGIRPGEKISESLFNDEERIMPTRHEKIMAVYGRNNYEGIQRLLHTLEDPEFSYAEAQVRKMLSDFLNNLREAK